A window from Pseudomonas sp. MRSN 12121 encodes these proteins:
- the erdR gene encoding response regulator transcription factor ErdR, with product MATYEILIADDHPLFRSALHQAVTLGLGPDVRLVEVASIAELEARLTEKADWDLVLLDLNMPGAYGFSGLVLLRGQYPQIPVVMVSAQEEASVMVRSREFGASGFIPKSSSLEVIQQAVRNVLDGDVWWPPQAFEQVDVSPEAKAASEGLASLTPQQFRVLTMVCEGLLNKQIAYELNVSEATIKAHVTAIFRKLGVRTRTQAALLLQQLESISSQ from the coding sequence ATGGCCACATACGAAATCCTGATTGCCGATGACCACCCCCTCTTTCGTAGCGCACTGCATCAAGCGGTAACCCTGGGCCTAGGTCCGGATGTCCGCCTGGTGGAAGTGGCAAGCATTGCCGAACTCGAAGCACGCCTGACCGAAAAGGCCGACTGGGACCTGGTGCTGCTGGACCTGAACATGCCGGGCGCCTATGGCTTCTCCGGCCTGGTGCTGTTGCGCGGCCAGTATCCGCAGATTCCGGTGGTAATGGTCTCGGCGCAGGAAGAAGCGTCGGTGATGGTGCGTTCCCGCGAATTTGGCGCCAGCGGTTTCATTCCCAAGTCCAGTTCGCTCGAAGTCATCCAGCAGGCCGTGCGCAATGTGCTCGACGGCGATGTGTGGTGGCCGCCCCAGGCGTTCGAGCAGGTCGATGTCTCGCCCGAGGCCAAGGCCGCCAGCGAGGGCCTGGCCAGCCTGACGCCACAGCAGTTCCGCGTGCTGACCATGGTCTGCGAGGGGTTGCTGAACAAGCAGATCGCTTATGAACTGAATGTTTCGGAGGCCACCATCAAGGCTCACGTCACGGCGATCTTCCGCAAGCTGGGGGTGCGTACCCGTACTCAGGCGGCATTGCTGCTGCAACAACTTGAGTCAATTTCCAGCCAGTAA
- a CDS encoding diacylglycerol kinase, with protein MSPFKGQTGLKRILNAAGYSLDGLRAAFTGEAAFRQLVLLNVVLIPVSFLLHVSRVERALLIAVCLLALIVELLNSAVEAAIDRISLERHPLSKNAKDMGSAAQFVALSMITVVWAVILI; from the coding sequence ATGTCGCCTTTCAAAGGTCAAACCGGTCTTAAACGCATCCTCAATGCCGCAGGGTATTCCCTCGACGGCCTGCGCGCGGCTTTCACGGGCGAAGCAGCGTTTCGTCAGTTGGTATTGCTCAACGTGGTGCTGATTCCCGTGTCTTTCCTGCTGCATGTCAGCCGGGTGGAGCGAGCGTTGCTGATCGCTGTCTGCCTGCTGGCGCTTATCGTCGAATTGCTCAATTCGGCGGTCGAGGCGGCGATCGACCGCATCTCCCTGGAGCGCCACCCGCTGTCGAAAAACGCCAAGGATATGGGCAGCGCTGCTCAGTTCGTGGCCTTGAGCATGATCACCGTGGTCTGGGCGGTGATTCTTATCTAA
- a CDS encoding LysR family transcriptional regulator: MRFTLRQLQVFVAVAQQESVSRAAGLLALSQSAASTSITELERQSSCQLFDRAGKRLSLNALGKQLLPQAVALLDQAKEIEDLLNGKSGFGSLSVGATLTIGNYLATLLIGSFMQVHPESQVKLHVQNTAHIVQQVAHYEIDLGLIEGDCSHPDIEVQTWVEDELVVFCAPQHPLARRGQASLEELTHEAWILREQGSGTRLTFDQAMRHHRSALNVRLELEHTEAIKRAVESGLGIGCISRLALRDAFRRGSLVPVETPDLDLARQFYFIWHKQKYQTSAMREFLELCRSFTAGVQRSDEIVLPSIP, encoded by the coding sequence ATGCGATTCACTCTCCGTCAACTGCAAGTATTCGTCGCCGTCGCCCAGCAAGAGAGCGTTTCTCGGGCTGCCGGCCTCCTGGCCCTTTCCCAGTCGGCGGCGAGCACCTCGATCACCGAACTCGAACGGCAATCCAGTTGCCAATTGTTCGACCGTGCCGGCAAACGCCTGAGCCTCAACGCCCTGGGCAAACAACTGCTGCCCCAGGCGGTGGCGCTGCTGGACCAGGCCAAGGAAATCGAAGACCTGCTCAACGGCAAGTCCGGTTTCGGCTCGTTGTCGGTGGGGGCGACCCTGACCATCGGCAACTACCTGGCGACCCTGTTGATCGGCAGCTTCATGCAGGTCCACCCGGAGAGCCAAGTCAAACTTCATGTACAGAACACCGCGCATATCGTGCAACAGGTTGCCCACTATGAAATTGACCTGGGTCTAATCGAAGGCGACTGCAGCCACCCGGATATCGAGGTGCAAACCTGGGTCGAGGACGAACTGGTGGTGTTCTGCGCGCCGCAGCACCCCCTGGCCAGGCGCGGCCAGGCCAGCCTGGAGGAGTTGACGCATGAGGCCTGGATTCTGCGGGAACAGGGATCGGGCACGCGCCTGACCTTCGACCAGGCCATGCGGCATCACCGCAGCGCGCTGAACGTGCGGCTCGAACTGGAACACACCGAAGCGATCAAGCGCGCCGTGGAGTCGGGGCTGGGGATCGGTTGCATTTCCAGGCTGGCGCTGCGCGATGCCTTCCGGCGCGGCAGCCTGGTCCCGGTAGAGACGCCGGACCTGGACCTGGCCCGGCAGTTCTATTTCATCTGGCACAAACAGAAGTACCAGACCTCGGCGATGCGCGAGTTCCTCGAACTCTGCCGCTCCTTTACCGCCGGGGTACAGCGCAGCGACGAAATCGTGCTGCCGAGCATTCCTTAG
- the fpr gene encoding ferredoxin-NADP reductase, with the protein MSNMNHERVLSVHHWNDTLFSFKCTRDPGLRFENGQFVMIGLQQPNGRPLMRAYSIASPNWEEHLEFFSIKVPDGPLTSQLQHLKEGDEIIISKKPTGTLVLDDLKPGKHLYLLSTGTGLAPFMSVIQDPETYERFEKVILCHGVRYVNEVAYREFITEHLPQNEFFGEALREKLIYYPTVTREPFENEGRLTDLMRSGKLFSDIGLPPINPQDDRAMLCGSPSMLDETSEVLNSFGLTVSPRMREPGDYLIERAFVEK; encoded by the coding sequence ATGAGCAACATGAACCACGAGCGCGTCCTCAGTGTTCATCACTGGAACGACACCCTGTTCAGCTTCAAGTGCACCCGCGATCCGGGCCTGCGCTTCGAGAACGGTCAGTTCGTGATGATCGGCCTGCAACAGCCCAATGGCCGCCCGCTTATGCGCGCCTACTCGATCGCCAGCCCGAACTGGGAAGAGCATCTGGAGTTCTTCAGCATCAAGGTGCCCGATGGTCCGCTGACTTCCCAGCTGCAGCACCTGAAGGAAGGCGACGAGATCATCATCAGCAAGAAGCCTACCGGCACCCTGGTGCTGGACGACTTGAAGCCAGGCAAGCATCTGTACCTGCTCAGCACCGGCACCGGCCTGGCGCCGTTCATGAGCGTCATCCAGGATCCGGAAACCTACGAGCGTTTCGAGAAAGTGATCCTCTGCCATGGCGTGCGTTACGTCAACGAAGTCGCCTACCGCGAGTTCATCACCGAGCATCTGCCGCAGAACGAGTTTTTCGGCGAAGCGCTGCGTGAAAAACTGATCTACTACCCGACCGTGACTCGCGAGCCGTTCGAGAACGAAGGCCGCCTGACCGACCTGATGCGCAGCGGCAAGCTGTTCAGCGATATCGGCCTGCCGCCGATCAACCCGCAGGACGACCGCGCCATGCTGTGCGGCAGCCCGAGCATGCTCGACGAGACCAGCGAAGTGCTCAACAGCTTCGGCCTGACCGTTTCGCCACGCATGCGCGAACCGGGTGACTACCTGATCGAGCGCGCCTTCGTCGAGAAGTAA
- the tsaA gene encoding tRNA (N6-threonylcarbamoyladenosine(37)-N6)-methyltransferase TrmO encodes MTYSVSPIGFVRSCFKEKFAIPRQPQLAPAARGVLELVAPFDQGEAVQGLEQVSHVWLLFLFHQALEGKPRLKVRPPRLGGNTSMGVFATRATHRPNGIGQSVVKLDKVEPGRLWISGIDLLDGTPILDIKPYVPYADIVDNASNRIASAAPQLIPVQWSDHALPQAHAHAQRLQEPLVELIEQCLAQDPRPAYQTPTPEREYGAQFWDLDVRWHYPQPGLIRVLEVVPAH; translated from the coding sequence ATGACCTACAGCGTTTCCCCCATCGGCTTCGTGCGTTCCTGCTTCAAGGAAAAGTTCGCCATTCCGCGCCAGCCGCAACTGGCCCCGGCGGCCCGCGGCGTGCTGGAACTGGTGGCGCCTTTCGATCAGGGCGAGGCGGTGCAAGGCCTGGAGCAGGTCAGCCATGTCTGGCTGCTGTTCCTGTTCCACCAGGCGCTGGAAGGCAAGCCGCGGCTCAAGGTGCGCCCGCCGCGCCTGGGCGGCAATACCTCCATGGGCGTATTCGCCACCCGCGCCACCCACAGGCCCAACGGCATCGGCCAATCGGTGGTCAAGCTGGACAAGGTCGAGCCCGGTCGCCTGTGGATTTCCGGCATCGACCTGCTGGACGGCACGCCGATTCTCGACATCAAGCCCTATGTGCCCTATGCCGACATCGTCGACAACGCGAGCAACCGCATCGCCAGCGCGGCGCCGCAGCTGATTCCGGTGCAGTGGAGCGACCACGCCCTGCCACAGGCCCACGCCCACGCGCAACGCCTGCAAGAGCCGCTGGTGGAGCTGATCGAGCAATGCCTGGCCCAGGACCCGCGCCCGGCCTACCAGACGCCCACGCCGGAGCGCGAGTATGGCGCGCAGTTCTGGGACCTGGACGTACGCTGGCACTACCCGCAGCCCGGCCTGATCCGGGTCCTGGAAGTGGTGCCGGCGCACTGA
- a CDS encoding DUF1456 family protein, with protein sequence MIHNDVLRSVRYMLDISDKKVVEIIKLTGFDTSLNEVVGYLKKDEEEGFVHCPDEVMAHFLDGLVILKRGKDESRPPLPIELPVTNNIILKKLRVAFELKEDDMHAILKSADFPVSKPELSALFRKFGHTNYRPCGDQLLRNFLKGLTLRVRG encoded by the coding sequence ATGATTCACAACGATGTACTGCGCAGCGTGCGCTACATGCTCGACATCAGCGACAAGAAGGTCGTCGAGATCATCAAGCTCACCGGCTTCGATACCAGCCTGAACGAGGTGGTCGGCTACCTGAAGAAGGACGAGGAAGAAGGCTTCGTGCATTGCCCGGACGAGGTCATGGCGCACTTTCTCGACGGCCTGGTGATCCTCAAGCGCGGCAAGGACGAAAGCCGCCCACCGCTGCCGATCGAACTGCCGGTGACCAACAACATCATCCTGAAGAAGCTGCGGGTCGCCTTCGAGCTGAAGGAAGACGACATGCACGCGATCCTCAAGTCGGCCGACTTCCCGGTGTCCAAGCCGGAACTGAGCGCGCTGTTCCGCAAGTTCGGCCACACCAACTACCGCCCGTGCGGCGACCAGTTGCTGCGCAACTTCCTCAAGGGCCTGACCCTGCGCGTTCGCGGCTGA
- a CDS encoding rRNA pseudouridine synthase, giving the protein MTDPIRLSKRLIELVGCSRREAELFIEGGWVTVDGEVIDEPQFKVDTQKVELDPQAKATAPEPVTLLLNVPAGQDVDSAMQSLGAASLSEEHRFGKRPLKGHFLRLSASADLQANASGLLVFTQDWKVLRKLTADAARIEQEYVVEVAGEMIEHGLNRLSHGLTYKGRELPPVKASWQNENRLRFALKNPQPGVIALFCEAVGLKVVAIRRIRIGGVSIGKVPVGQWRYLSAKEKF; this is encoded by the coding sequence ATGACTGACCCGATTCGTCTCTCCAAACGCCTCATCGAACTCGTCGGCTGTTCCCGCCGGGAGGCTGAGCTGTTCATCGAGGGCGGCTGGGTCACCGTGGACGGCGAGGTCATCGACGAGCCGCAGTTCAAGGTCGACACCCAGAAAGTCGAGCTCGACCCGCAGGCCAAGGCCACCGCGCCGGAGCCGGTGACCCTGTTGCTGAACGTGCCGGCCGGCCAGGATGTCGACAGCGCCATGCAGTCGCTGGGCGCCGCCAGCCTGTCCGAGGAACACCGTTTCGGCAAACGCCCGCTCAAGGGCCACTTCCTGCGCCTGAGCGCCAGCGCCGACCTGCAAGCCAACGCCAGCGGCCTGCTGGTGTTCACCCAGGACTGGAAGGTGCTGCGCAAGCTGACCGCCGACGCGGCCAGGATCGAGCAGGAATACGTGGTCGAGGTGGCAGGCGAGATGATCGAACACGGCCTCAACCGCCTGAGCCACGGCCTGACCTACAAGGGCCGCGAGCTGCCACCGGTCAAGGCCAGCTGGCAGAACGAAAACCGCCTGCGCTTCGCCCTGAAGAACCCGCAGCCGGGCGTCATCGCCCTGTTCTGCGAAGCGGTGGGCCTGAAGGTCGTCGCGATCAGGCGGATTCGTATCGGCGGGGTCTCCATCGGCAAGGTACCGGTCGGGCAATGGCGCTACCTGTCCGCCAAGGAGAAATTCTAA
- a CDS encoding GNAT family N-acetyltransferase — MRQHSVIHTPKLSDYPELTRVWEDSVRATHDFLPDSYIELLKNLVLNRYLDAVMLICTRDQRQRITGFAGVAAGKIEMLFIDPAHRGQGLGKQLLRYAIEHLNADELDVNEQNPQALGFYFKQGFEVIGRSEHDGMGQPYPLLHMRLKQTQQHVLRG, encoded by the coding sequence ATGCGCCAGCATTCGGTCATCCACACCCCGAAACTCAGCGACTACCCGGAACTGACCCGGGTCTGGGAAGACTCGGTGCGCGCCACCCACGACTTCCTCCCGGACAGCTACATCGAACTGCTGAAGAACCTGGTGCTCAACCGCTACCTGGATGCGGTGATGCTGATCTGCACCCGCGATCAACGCCAGCGCATCACCGGTTTCGCCGGGGTGGCCGCCGGCAAGATCGAAATGCTCTTCATCGACCCCGCGCATCGCGGCCAGGGCCTGGGCAAGCAATTGCTCAGGTACGCCATCGAACACCTGAACGCCGACGAGCTGGACGTCAACGAACAGAACCCGCAAGCCCTGGGTTTCTATTTCAAGCAGGGCTTCGAGGTCATCGGCCGCTCCGAACACGATGGCATGGGCCAACCCTACCCACTGCTGCACATGCGCTTGAAACAGACACAACAGCACGTCCTGCGCGGCTAA
- the rimO gene encoding 30S ribosomal protein S12 methylthiotransferase RimO — protein MSTPTAPANPKVGFVSLGCPKALVDSERILTQLRMEGYDVVSTYQDADVVVVNTCGFIDSAKAESLEVIGEAIKENGKVIVTGCMGVEEGNIREVHPSVLAVTGPQQYEQVVSAVHEVVPPKQDHNPLIDLVPPQGIKLTPRHYAYLKISEGCNHSCSFCIIPSMRGKLVSRPVGDVLDEAQRLVKSGVKELLVISQDTSAYGVDVKYRTGFWNGAPVKTRMTELCEALSTLGVWVRLHYVYPYPHVDELIPLMAAGKILPYLDIPFQHASPKVLKAMKRPAFEDKTLARIKAWREICPELIIRSTFIVGFPGETEEDFQYLLDWLTEAQLDRVGCFQYSPVEGAPANDLDLETVPDEVKQDRWERFMAHQQEISSARLQQRIGKEIEVLIDEVDENGAVGRCFFDAPEIDGNVFIDGAGDLKPGDKVWCRVTDADEYDLWAEVL, from the coding sequence ATGTCCACCCCTACCGCGCCAGCCAACCCCAAGGTCGGCTTCGTTTCCCTGGGTTGCCCGAAAGCGCTGGTCGACTCCGAGCGCATCCTCACGCAACTGCGTATGGAAGGTTATGACGTGGTGTCCACCTACCAGGACGCCGACGTCGTGGTGGTCAACACCTGCGGCTTCATCGACTCGGCCAAGGCCGAATCCCTGGAAGTGATCGGCGAAGCCATCAAGGAAAACGGCAAGGTCATCGTCACCGGCTGCATGGGCGTGGAAGAAGGCAATATCCGCGAAGTGCATCCGAGCGTGCTGGCCGTGACCGGCCCGCAGCAGTACGAACAGGTGGTCAGCGCGGTGCACGAGGTGGTGCCGCCGAAACAGGACCACAACCCGCTGATCGACCTGGTGCCGCCACAGGGCATCAAGCTGACCCCACGCCACTACGCCTACCTGAAGATTTCCGAAGGCTGCAACCACAGCTGCAGCTTCTGCATCATCCCGTCGATGCGCGGCAAGCTGGTCAGCCGTCCGGTGGGCGACGTGCTCGACGAGGCCCAGCGCCTGGTCAAGTCCGGGGTCAAGGAACTGCTGGTGATCTCCCAGGACACCAGCGCCTACGGCGTCGACGTCAAGTACCGCACCGGTTTCTGGAACGGCGCGCCGGTGAAAACCCGCATGACCGAGCTGTGCGAAGCCCTCAGCACCCTGGGTGTCTGGGTCCGCCTGCACTACGTCTACCCGTACCCGCACGTCGACGAGCTGATCCCGCTGATGGCCGCCGGCAAGATCCTGCCGTACCTGGACATCCCGTTCCAGCACGCCAGCCCGAAAGTGCTCAAGGCCATGAAGCGCCCGGCCTTCGAAGACAAGACCCTGGCCCGCATCAAGGCCTGGCGCGAGATCTGCCCCGAGCTGATCATCCGCTCGACCTTCATCGTCGGCTTCCCGGGCGAGACCGAAGAAGACTTCCAGTACCTGCTCGACTGGCTGACCGAAGCCCAGCTCGACCGCGTCGGCTGCTTCCAGTACTCGCCGGTGGAAGGCGCGCCAGCCAACGACCTGGACCTGGAAACTGTCCCGGACGAGGTCAAGCAGGACCGTTGGGAGCGTTTCATGGCGCACCAGCAGGAAATCAGTTCGGCGCGCCTGCAACAGCGCATCGGCAAGGAAATCGAAGTGCTGATCGACGAAGTCGATGAGAACGGTGCGGTCGGCCGCTGCTTCTTCGATGCCCCGGAAATCGACGGTAACGTGTTCATCGACGGTGCCGGCGACCTGAAGCCTGGCGACAAGGTCTGGTGCCGGGTGACCGACGCCGACGAGTACGACCTCTGGGCCGAAGTCCTCTAA
- a CDS encoding potassium transporter Kup, which produces MLVAAVGVVYGDIGTSPLYTLKEVFSGGYGVAVNHDGVLGILSLIFWSLIWVVSIKYMMFVLRADNQGEGGIMALTALARRAASGHARLRGLLVVCGLIGAALFYGDSMITPAISVLSAIEGLGLAFDGIDHWVVPLSLVVLVGLFLIQRHGTARIGILFGPIMVTWFLVLGALGVYGISQHPEVLQAMNPMWAVRFFIVHPGMGVAILGAVVLALTGAEALYADMGHFGRKPIARAWFILVLPALVLNYFGQGALLLGEPEAARNPFYLLAPSWALIPLVGLSTLATVIASQAVISGAFSLTRQAIQLGYIPRMYIQHTSSDEQGQIYIGTVNWALMVGVVLLVVGFESSGALASAYGVAVTGTMLMTTILVSAVMLLLWKWPPVLAVPVLLGFLLVDGLYFAANVPKIVQGGAFPVIAGIALFVLMTTWKRGKQLLMDRLAEGALPLPIFIGSIRVQPPHRVQGTAVFLTARSDAVPHALLHNLLHNQVLHEQVVLLTVVYEDIPRVPASRRFEVEAHGEGFFRVILHFGFTDEPDVPQALKLCHLDELDFSPMRTTYFLSRETIITSKMVGMARWREALFAFMLKNANGNLRFFNLPVNRVIELGTQVEI; this is translated from the coding sequence ATGCTGGTCGCCGCGGTCGGGGTGGTTTATGGCGACATCGGCACGAGCCCGTTGTACACCCTCAAAGAAGTGTTCTCCGGCGGTTATGGCGTAGCGGTCAACCACGACGGGGTGCTGGGGATCCTGTCGTTGATCTTCTGGTCGCTGATCTGGGTGGTATCGATCAAGTACATGATGTTCGTCCTGCGCGCCGACAACCAGGGCGAGGGCGGGATCATGGCCCTCACGGCGCTGGCGCGGCGCGCCGCGTCGGGCCATGCGCGGTTGCGCGGGTTGCTGGTGGTCTGCGGGCTGATCGGCGCGGCATTGTTCTATGGCGACAGCATGATCACCCCGGCGATTTCCGTGCTCTCGGCGATCGAGGGCCTCGGCCTGGCCTTCGACGGTATCGACCATTGGGTGGTGCCGCTGTCGCTGGTGGTGCTGGTGGGGTTGTTCCTGATCCAGCGCCATGGCACCGCGCGGATCGGCATTCTGTTCGGGCCGATCATGGTCACCTGGTTCCTGGTGCTCGGGGCACTCGGGGTCTACGGCATCAGCCAGCATCCGGAAGTGTTGCAGGCGATGAACCCGATGTGGGCGGTGCGCTTCTTCATCGTCCACCCGGGCATGGGCGTGGCGATCCTCGGCGCCGTGGTGCTGGCACTGACCGGTGCCGAAGCGCTGTATGCCGACATGGGCCACTTCGGCCGCAAGCCGATCGCCCGCGCCTGGTTCATCCTGGTGCTGCCGGCGCTGGTGCTCAACTACTTCGGCCAGGGCGCCTTGCTGCTGGGCGAGCCGGAAGCGGCACGCAACCCCTTCTACCTGCTGGCGCCGAGCTGGGCGCTGATTCCGCTGGTGGGCCTATCGACCCTGGCCACGGTGATCGCCTCGCAAGCGGTGATTTCCGGGGCATTCTCCCTGACCCGCCAGGCGATCCAGCTCGGCTACATCCCGCGCATGTACATCCAGCACACCTCCAGCGACGAGCAGGGGCAGATCTACATCGGTACGGTGAACTGGGCGCTGATGGTCGGCGTGGTGCTGCTGGTGGTGGGCTTCGAGTCGTCCGGCGCCCTGGCCTCCGCCTACGGCGTGGCGGTGACGGGCACCATGCTGATGACCACCATCCTGGTGTCGGCGGTGATGCTGCTGCTGTGGAAATGGCCACCGGTGCTCGCGGTGCCGGTACTCCTGGGCTTCCTGCTGGTGGACGGCCTGTATTTCGCCGCCAACGTGCCGAAGATCGTCCAGGGCGGTGCCTTCCCCGTAATCGCCGGTATCGCGCTGTTCGTGCTGATGACCACCTGGAAGCGCGGCAAGCAGTTGCTGATGGACCGGCTGGCCGAAGGCGCTTTGCCGCTACCGATCTTCATCGGCAGCATTCGCGTGCAACCGCCGCATCGCGTGCAGGGCACCGCGGTGTTCCTGACTGCGCGTTCCGACGCCGTGCCCCATGCGCTGTTGCACAACCTGCTGCACAACCAGGTGCTGCATGAGCAAGTGGTGCTGCTGACCGTGGTCTACGAAGACATCCCGCGGGTGCCGGCGTCCCGGCGTTTCGAGGTGGAGGCCCATGGCGAAGGCTTCTTCCGGGTGATCCTGCACTTCGGTTTCACCGACGAGCCGGATGTGCCGCAGGCCCTGAAGTTGTGCCATCTGGACGAGCTGGACTTCAGCCCGATGCGCACCACCTACTTCCTCAGCCGCGAGACGATCATCACCTCGAAGATGGTCGGCATGGCCCGCTGGCGCGAGGCGCTGTTCGCTTTCATGCTGAAGAACGCCAACGGCAACCTGCGCTTCTTCAACCTGCCGGTGAACCGCGTGATCGAGCTGGGCACCCAGGTCGAGATCTAG
- a CDS encoding virulence factor family protein translates to MIQRSWRYVLATLAVVALIAGGGYWYWNRPAPQPTLEHLAQADGSTLTRVTPATQAKARVAVAVLADEALTDTQLMALSRGGAAQIVQAILPKEDCKAQEQVLQAALGQLKGPATLVSGIGPGAALAWRWIATQNDDKAQAVSVGFTINPAPGCTDPLPKTLAHGHWLVAWNDNPDDESAGFVRDTPNASTSISDYDIHLPQVLNNELRKLLVGSDNGGLNIPVVEVPAGQAKDTVTLFLSGDGGWRDLDRDVAGEMAKIGYPVVGIDTLRYYWQHKTPEQSATDLTELMQHYRQKWGTKRFVLTGYSFGADVLPAIYNRLPEAEQQRVDAIILLAFARTGSFEIEVEGWLGNAGKEAATGPEMAKLPAAKVVCIYGEEEVDESGCTDKTAVGEAMKLPGGHHFDENYPALAQRLVNVIEKRQGKDKIAEE, encoded by the coding sequence ATGATTCAACGCTCCTGGCGGTATGTATTAGCCACCCTGGCGGTGGTTGCCCTGATAGCGGGAGGCGGCTACTGGTACTGGAATCGCCCAGCCCCACAGCCGACCCTGGAACACCTGGCCCAGGCCGATGGCTCGACCCTGACCCGCGTCACCCCTGCGACCCAGGCCAAGGCCCGGGTCGCCGTGGCCGTGCTCGCCGACGAAGCCCTGACCGACACCCAACTGATGGCCCTGAGCCGCGGCGGCGCGGCGCAGATCGTCCAGGCGATCCTGCCCAAGGAAGACTGCAAGGCGCAGGAACAGGTCCTGCAGGCCGCTCTCGGCCAGCTCAAGGGCCCGGCGACCCTGGTCAGCGGTATCGGCCCTGGCGCGGCCCTGGCCTGGCGCTGGATCGCCACCCAGAACGACGACAAGGCCCAGGCGGTATCGGTGGGCTTCACCATCAACCCAGCCCCCGGCTGCACCGACCCGCTGCCCAAGACCCTGGCCCACGGCCACTGGCTGGTGGCCTGGAACGACAACCCCGACGACGAAAGCGCCGGCTTCGTGCGCGACACCCCGAATGCCAGCACCAGCATCAGCGACTACGACATTCACCTGCCGCAAGTGCTGAACAACGAACTGCGCAAGCTGCTGGTGGGCTCCGACAACGGCGGCCTGAACATCCCGGTGGTCGAAGTGCCGGCCGGCCAGGCCAAGGACACCGTGACCCTGTTCCTCTCCGGCGACGGTGGCTGGCGCGACCTGGACCGCGACGTGGCCGGCGAGATGGCGAAGATCGGCTACCCGGTGGTGGGCATCGACACCCTGCGCTACTACTGGCAGCACAAGACCCCGGAACAGAGCGCCACCGACCTGACCGAACTGATGCAGCACTACCGGCAGAAATGGGGCACCAAGCGTTTCGTGCTGACCGGCTACTCGTTCGGCGCGGACGTGCTGCCGGCCATCTACAACCGCCTGCCGGAAGCCGAGCAGCAGCGGGTCGACGCGATCATCCTGCTGGCCTTCGCCCGCACCGGCAGCTTCGAGATCGAAGTCGAAGGCTGGCTGGGCAACGCCGGCAAGGAAGCCGCCACCGGCCCGGAAATGGCCAAGCTGCCAGCGGCCAAGGTGGTGTGCATCTACGGCGAGGAAGAAGTCGACGAAAGCGGCTGCACCGACAAGACCGCCGTGGGCGAAGCCATGAAGCTGCCGGGCGGCCACCACTTCGACGAGAACTACCCGGCCCTGGCCCAGCGCCTGGTCAACGTCATCGAGAAACGCCAGGGCAAGGACAAGATCGCCGAAGAGTGA